The genomic interval CACCATTCAGTGCGGCTTGCCAACACGCGCCGGAATCGTGCACGTACGCGCCCCGACCCGGTGCTTTACCACTCATGTCGATCTTCACACCCTCCGGACCTCGTACGATGCGGATCAGCGAACGTTTTGGCAATACCTCTCGACAACCCACACACGTCCGCTGCGGAACGTGTCGCTGATGTCGTTTTTTTGACGTCAATTTCACGCCCTCCGCATCCCGGTGGAAGGGATTCCGCTAGTACCGATCTTCCCAATCCTCTTGCTGGCGCTTGCGACGACGAGTAACGATCATCTCTCCGCTTTCCGGGTCATACTCCACGATACGCTTTTTCCGTTTCCTGCGTTGCTTATCGTCGTCAAGATCATCTTCGTCGTCTTCTTCTTCCACGAGTTCTTCCAGCTCTTTCGGCGCTTCGAATTGAACCGGCGTCTTGAGTTCATCGATGGCTGCTTTGAACGCAGCTTCAAAAGCCGTCATCGGTTCGCCCGGTTCGGTTTCGGGCACGGCCACCTGTTCGGGCTCCTGCGCGACTTCTTCCGCCTCGGCAGGTTCCACGGCTTCAGCTTCCACGCCCTCCGGCGCAGCGGCGGCTTCCGCTTCGACGAGTTCGGGCTCTTCGGCCGCTTCTGTTTCGATTTCAGCTTCAGCTTCCACGCCCTCAGGCGCAGCGGCTTCGACTGCCTCCTCGACTTCTGGCTCGGCGGCAGGTTCTGGATACTCGAAGGCTTCGTGTTTCTCGCGGATTTCCTCGACGGCTTTCGGTCCGATTCCGGGGATGTTCAAGATCGCATCTTCATCGAGTTTCAACTTTTCCATCAACTGGCCGGCTGTTTTGTAGCCCGCTTCGTCGAGGAGATTGTAAACGCGAGTCGAGAGATCGAGTGCTTCAAGATCGACGTCATACGCCGTTTCCGGAATCGCCGACCGCACTTCATCGAGGCGCTCCTGCATGACCTGACGAACGGCAGCACGACGGGAAACGACTTCGGATTGGACACGATCGACGAACTGCCG from Anaerolineales bacterium carries:
- a CDS encoding YlxR family protein; translation: MGCREVLPKRSLIRIVRGPEGVKIDMSGKAPGRGAYVHDSGACWQAALNGALAKALNTEITPETRQELTAFMDGLVKEQNG